Part of the Usitatibacter palustris genome, AGTTGAAGTCGCCGTTGACCTCCACGTACGCCCCGGTGATCTTCTCCGCGATGTAACCGGCGCTGGCACCCGTGTTCGAGGAACCGACGCTGGGGGCGGTGTTCACGAACGTGCCGTAGTTCGAATCGGTCGCGAAGCGCTCCCAATCCACCGTGATGAAGCCGCCGGGGCCGGCCGTGAGGTAGTTACGCAGGTTGGAGAGCGGAATCAGCGAGCCGCGATACGTGATCGAGGCCGGCGAACCCGCGCCCGCCGTGTATCCCGTGCCATAACCCGGATAGAGCGCCGCCGCACTGGCGCCTGGGGTAGACGCGCCATTGCAGGGCGGCGCTCCGTTCGGGCCCAGCAGGAAAACGCTCGGGTTGTTGCCGCAGGTCGCTGCCTGCCATGCACCCGAGTTGTCGAACGCTTCGATGCGGCGGGAGATGTCGTCGTACGCCATGCCGCCCTTCACGTTGAACTTCGCATCGCCCCACGTGAGGTTGAACCGGCCACCCTTGGTCTCGGTGTTGCGGATCTCCATCTGCTGGTTCACCCGGCCGCCATCCCAGACGAAGTTCGCGGGATTGTTGAGATCGATGTTGGTCGCGATCGTCGGCCTGGAACCGTTGGTGTAGTTGACCGTCACGCCGGAGCTGCCGGCGGTGATCGGGAGCACGGTCGGCGACTCGCGGCGGAACTCGCTCTCGGTGTAGTTCAACTGCGCATCGAGCTTGAGGTTCTTGGCGATCTGCCATTCCATGCCGGGGTTGATGCCTTTCAGCGTCACTTCCTCGTCATAGGGACGGAATTCGAGGAACCACTGGGCATTGGCGTAGGTAGCCTGGGTCACGACGCAACCCTGGCTGCAATCCTCGCGATCGACTTGCATGTTTAGCGGGATCATCGCGCCGTTGCGGCCGACCCAGTTCATGTCCACGCGGTCCATCTCGTTCTTCTTGCGCGACTGGGTGGCGTCGACGTAGAAGTACATGTCGCGATTGGGACGCCACTCGGCGCTCAGCACCGCGGTGTTCTTGTCCTTCGTGCCCTCCTCGAACATCTCGCGGCCAAGGCGCGGAATGATCGCGTTGTCGATCTGCGTGATGCTCATGCCGGGGTTGCGCGCGAGCAGGAAGGCCTGGTCGACGGTGGCGCCGGTCGTGAGGCCGTTGCCCGCGTTGGCGGGTACCGTGCCCGGAATCGTCCAGTTGCCGCCGCCCGTGTTGTTGCGCGTGGCGCTGAGGCTCTGGGTTGCCGAGAGGTTCGGGTTGGTCCAGCCGATCGTCTCGAAGCCCGTGGTGCGCACCTTCATCTGCGACCAGGCGAAGCCCCCGAGGATGCCGAACTCGTTGCCCCACGTGTTGCTGAGGACGACCGAACCGCGGTTGCCCCACTTGTCGGCCACCTGGCTCTCGACCCCTTGCACCGAGACGGCTGCGTAGCGGCCCGGGTTGTCGAACGCGCGCGCAGTGCGCATGTCGACGACGCCGGCAGCGCCGCCTTCGATCATCGCCGCGGTCGGGCTCTTGTACACCGTGAGCCGGCGGAAGAGGTCCGCGGGCAGCAGGTCGAGGTCGACTTCGCGGTTGGTGTTCTGGTTGTCGGTGCGGCCCGTGGAGGCCACGGCGACCGGCGCGCCGTTCAGCAGGATCTTGGTGAAGCTCGTGCCCAGGCCGCGCACCGAGATGGAGAGGCCCTCGCCCGTGATTTCACGCGAGACCAGCACGCCCGGAATGCGGTTGAGCGATTCGGCGATGTTGCTGTCGGGGAACTTGCCGATGTCCTCGGCGTAGATCGAATCGCGGAATCCGGTGGCTTCGCGCTTGTCCTTGGTCGCGGACTCGATGGAGGCGCGGTAACCCGTCACGACGACGGATTCGACCACCGTGGGCTGGGCCGGCGGGGTCTGCGCGTAGACCTGCGCAATCATTCCAGCCAGCGCCGTGGTTGCGAACAACACCCGACCGCCAGCAAGAGCGCGACGGGATGACGTCTTGCGATTCTTCTGCATGTATTCCTCCTGTAGGGCGAGCCTTGAGCAACCACTCTCTGGTGGCATTTCACTGCGCATGTCGCGCAATGGTAGCGTGACCATCCGAGTATGGGCCCCA contains:
- a CDS encoding TonB-dependent receptor, which codes for MFATTALAGMIAQVYAQTPPAQPTVVESVVVTGYRASIESATKDKREATGFRDSIYAEDIGKFPDSNIAESLNRIPGVLVSREITGEGLSISVRGLGTSFTKILLNGAPVAVASTGRTDNQNTNREVDLDLLPADLFRRLTVYKSPTAAMIEGGAAGVVDMRTARAFDNPGRYAAVSVQGVESQVADKWGNRGSVVLSNTWGNEFGILGGFAWSQMKVRTTGFETIGWTNPNLSATQSLSATRNNTGGGNWTIPGTVPANAGNGLTTGATVDQAFLLARNPGMSITQIDNAIIPRLGREMFEEGTKDKNTAVLSAEWRPNRDMYFYVDATQSRKKNEMDRVDMNWVGRNGAMIPLNMQVDREDCSQGCVVTQATYANAQWFLEFRPYDEEVTLKGINPGMEWQIAKNLKLDAQLNYTESEFRRESPTVLPITAGSSGVTVNYTNGSRPTIATNIDLNNPANFVWDGGRVNQQMEIRNTETKGGRFNLTWGDAKFNVKGGMAYDDISRRIEAFDNSGAWQAATCGNNPSVFLLGPNGAPPCNGASTPGASAAALYPGYGTGYTAGAGSPASITYRGSLIPLSNLRNYLTAGPGGFITVDWERFATDSNYGTFVNTAPSVGSSNTGASAGYIAEKITGAYVEVNGDFNFFSLPTKYNAGVRYVKTEQTVGGFISITDPRNVTFTQNGSRYPNIDNVVNLESDYNNTLPSASISMNLAKDVVFKASASRTMTRADPNGMRPGINFSSPSADTGSVGNPELDPYLSNNLDLGLEWYTGASGYVSVVPFGKKIKGFTTNENVTMPFSALAPLGVTYDTLSPTQQAAINARGGPGAATVVITRPTNAEGYLKIKGLELSWVQPLDQFLPVKGLGFSANYTRIKQSTSGGVSGAVALGVPEKTYNITGYYENDGIMVRLSQTYQEGSQVATANQNGITAAALYSDDYKQLDFSSAFDIRDIFNLASPYWPTITFDVTNLTREKQRAYFQFENATFTEYTPGRTYVVGLRLKF